A region from the Eublepharis macularius isolate TG4126 chromosome 13, MPM_Emac_v1.0, whole genome shotgun sequence genome encodes:
- the LOC129341581 gene encoding LOW QUALITY PROTEIN: FAU ubiquitin-like and ribosomal protein S30 (The sequence of the model RefSeq protein was modified relative to this genomic sequence to represent the inferred CDS: deleted 2 bases in 1 codon; substituted 1 base at 1 genomic stop codon): protein MQLCICAQNLHTLEVSGEETAVHLKAHIESLEGITPEDQVVLLGGTQLEDDAIIGQCGISDLTTVEIAARVLGXKVHGSKKEKVHGYLARAGKVRDQTPKVAKQEKKKKKTGHAERRMQYNHRSVNVVPGFGKKKGPNANS, encoded by the exons ATGCAGCTCTGCATTTGTGCTCAGAATCTGCACACACTTGAGGTGTCTGGGGAAGAAACAGCAGTTCACCTGAAAGCTCACATTGAGTCCTTGGAGGGCATCACACCTGAGGATCAGGTGGTTCTCTTGGGTGGGACTCAATTGGAAGATGATGCCATCATTGGGCAGTGCGGTATCAGTGACCTCACAACTGTGGAGATCGCTGCACGTGTGCTGGGTTGAAAAGTCCACggctca aaaaaagaaaaagtccaTGGCTACCTGGCTCGTGCTGGCAAAGTGAGAGACCAGACCCCCAAAGTTGCTAagcaagagaagaagaaaaagaagactgGCCATGCTGAGAGACGCATGCAATACAACCACCGCTCTGTCAACGTTGTGCCAGGCTTTGGCAAGAAGAAGGGCCCCAATGCCAACTCCTAA